The genomic segment GAGCTCCTCCATCGTTTACTTCCTCTGGAACCTCTTCCTCATCTGCCCCCGCATCCTGGCGCTGGCGCTCTTCGCCCTGCTCTGGCCCTACGGCGTGGCTGTGCACttctccctgctgtggctggcCATGTTCCTGTGGGtcagcctgcagggcacagactTCATGGAGTCAGCGGGCTCTGAGCAGCTTTACCGGGCCATGGTGGCCGTGATCCTCTACTTCAGCTGGTTCAACGTGGCGCAGGGCAGCACGCTGCACCGCAGCATCATCTACCACGGCTTCATGCTGGTGGACAGcaccctgctggggctggcctggcTCTGGGGCCGGCctcctgaggaggaggaggagcactCATACCTCGTCCCCGTGGtgtctgcagccctgccctgctacctgctggggctggggctcagggtcACCTACTACAAGTGGCTGCACCCCAACGTGCGGCTGCGGCGGGAGGGCAGATACGATGAGGTGGATGCCGGTGGAGGGGGTGATGGGGTGGAGTTTCGCTCGTTTTTGGAACCAGACCTGGTCAACAGGCGGATGCAGTGGCTGGCCCAGAGCCACTTCTCCTTgtcccagccagcacagcagcacttcctgaatggagatgctgctgtggaGTCTGCTGTGTGAGGGCAGCTCCTCTAAAGGGACATGAGGGGGGAGGTGGACGTGTTGGTGTGCCCCTGGTTGTGCCCCCAGGCTGTTGTTTTGGACAgctggagggagctggcagagacCAGGGGTGATGTGCAAACACCCAGTGAGTCCCATGGCACTCAGCATGGCTCCCGTGGCTGTACCCTCGGGGAAAGCCACAGTGTGGGGGTTCAGCACATTGTAGCATCTGACTGCACTGCTCTGTCTAGTTTTCTTGTTATTTATTTGTagctttttcaaaaaaaaagaaaaatgaaaacaagagcACTGGTTTATTATCTCTGTGCctctcctgtgcctgctgctgccagtgctgtgctgggatctGGGTGGTGGAGCAGGGAGGATCTGTTTCCTCCATGGTTGTGGCTATCTGACCTTTCTGTTTCCAGCCAGGCTTTTCCTCCTTGTGTTATTTTAGGCTTTAAGGTCAAAGCTCACCTGTTATCAGTGTGctcagggagggatggggaaggagggctgtgctgggaggagtggctgcAGGGTGGCTCAGGGCTTGGACACCTCACGCTGCCCTGGCTGCCATTCCCACCACCACGGCCTGGGCAGGGCTCCCAAGGCCACAGCATTGCTCAGCCCTTGGTGGCTGTTGGTGTGGTCAGCAGTGGGCTCAGTGTGTGCCAGCTCCTGGGCACAGACACCCAGCACTCCCCAGCTCAGTGCCcaaacccagagcagcccctgccctttgctgctggccagctggcagctggggcacgtcctgcctgcccacagcacctTTGGCTCCTTCCCCCATCTCCATCACACCCCTCCCAGGAGGAAACTCCATACCAGGGAAGGCATCTGgatgcagctggaggagcagctgaaggcatctgctcacagctgtttcacagctgctcctgtgagcagctcagcctgcccagagccagcagcacagggtgggaGAGGGGCGTTGCCTTGTGCAAATGAAGATGGGAAGGGAATGTTTTGTGCAGGAAAACAcctcagcagggcccaggaGCACGTCCTGCCCCACTGGCTCCCCAGCACTCCCCAGGGTCATGGGGGCTCTGGTGGCTGCACTGTGGCCTGTGGCACCCCAaatgctcctggtgctgccaggccTGGTTTGAGCTGTCACAGGGGCAGAGAACAGGCTGAAGCACTGACTATAGAAAATAAagactttattattttttccagttcaCAGGACAGTTCCCATCACAGACCATGAACAGGCAAAggccccacaggcagcagcacctgagctcaccctcacagcagaggtgctgtggGCTCCAGGGTCCTACTGCTTCccaccagggccagcacagaCATCTCCCCAGGGGCTCTTGGAGGCAACAAATATGAGTGGATCAGGTGGTTTTTAAAGCCTCTGTGGCTGTGTTGAAGCTGAAGGGgaagccagcagcacccaggtgagctcagtgc from the Melospiza georgiana isolate bMelGeo1 chromosome 24, bMelGeo1.pri, whole genome shotgun sequence genome contains:
- the XKR8 gene encoding XK-related protein 8 translates to MSPRTAPPRFGPLQLALAAAGTAAATLDVFMDGWVAAQYARHGHPGWAALSLALLAAASAAAQACSWLWLRSDPPALRPAVPVLLLAALHLLQLGFFFRCLYALKVGWRVCWARAEEEDEQRHMAFISHDISMLRLFETFLENTPQLTLLLYIVLRTNKAEISQGLGMVTAFLCVSWSLLDYHQSLRSFLQDKYELSRSSSIVYFLWNLFLICPRILALALFALLWPYGVAVHFSLLWLAMFLWVSLQGTDFMESAGSEQLYRAMVAVILYFSWFNVAQGSTLHRSIIYHGFMLVDSTLLGLAWLWGRPPEEEEEHSYLVPVVSAALPCYLLGLGLRVTYYKWLHPNVRLRREGRYDEVDAGGGGDGVEFRSFLEPDLVNRRMQWLAQSHFSLSQPAQQHFLNGDAAVESAV